One part of the Xylanimonas allomyrinae genome encodes these proteins:
- the argF gene encoding ornithine carbamoyltransferase — protein sequence MTVRHFLRDDDLTPSEQKQVLELGLAFREDRHVRQPLSGPRAVAFITDKPTLRTQVSFATGIAELGGFPLMVDGNLAQIGVRESIADTTHVLDRMVSAIVWRTFGDDRIQEMAAASRVPVVNALTDGFHPCQILADLLTVAQHRGGVTALPGQAFAYVGDCANNMAHSYLLGGATAGLHVRVAGPQGYLPDAAIVARARAIAEETGGSVTVTDDPVEAVTGADAVATDTWVSMGAEAQAAERSRPFVPFQLDAGLLAHARADAIVLHCLPAYRGKEITADVIDGPQSVVFDEAENRLHAQKALLTWLLEQR from the coding sequence GTGACCGTCCGCCACTTCCTGCGCGACGACGACCTGACGCCGTCGGAGCAGAAGCAGGTGCTTGAGCTCGGCCTGGCGTTCCGCGAGGACCGCCACGTGCGACAGCCCTTGTCCGGCCCGCGCGCGGTCGCCTTCATCACCGACAAGCCGACGCTGCGCACCCAGGTGTCCTTCGCGACAGGCATCGCCGAGCTCGGCGGCTTCCCGCTCATGGTCGACGGCAACCTGGCGCAGATCGGGGTCCGCGAGTCGATCGCGGACACCACGCACGTGCTCGACCGCATGGTCTCGGCCATCGTGTGGCGCACGTTCGGCGACGACCGCATCCAGGAGATGGCCGCCGCGTCGCGCGTGCCCGTCGTCAACGCGCTCACCGACGGCTTCCACCCGTGCCAGATCCTCGCCGACCTGCTCACGGTCGCCCAGCACCGCGGGGGAGTCACGGCCCTGCCCGGGCAGGCCTTCGCCTACGTGGGCGACTGCGCGAACAACATGGCGCACAGCTACCTGCTCGGCGGTGCCACCGCAGGCCTGCACGTGCGCGTCGCCGGGCCGCAGGGCTACCTGCCCGACGCCGCGATCGTCGCCCGGGCGCGGGCGATCGCGGAGGAGACCGGGGGATCGGTGACCGTCACGGACGACCCGGTCGAGGCCGTCACGGGCGCCGACGCCGTCGCGACGGACACCTGGGTGTCGATGGGTGCCGAGGCGCAGGCCGCCGAACGGTCCCGGCCGTTCGTGCCGTTCCAGCTCGACGCCGGCCTGCTCGCGCACGCCCGGGCCGACGCGATCGTCCTGCACTGCCTGCCCGCCTACCGTGGCAAGGAGATCACCGCCGACGTCATCGACGGCCCGCAGTCGGTGGTCTTCGACGAGGCCGAGAACCGCCTGCACGCGCAGAAGGCGCTCCTGACGTGGCTGCTGGAGCAGCGATGA
- a CDS encoding arginine repressor, translated as MTDGPVAPLTKAARQARVVDLLRRGAVHSQSELARLLAEEGLSVTQATLSRDLIELRAEKIRTTSGALVYAVPGEGGDRSVLADQDGEYMAARLARLCADLLVSAEASANLVVLRTPPGAANFLGSAIDHSLFPSVLGCIAGDDTILVISRDPAGGEELAQRFLALATSS; from the coding sequence ATGACCGACGGCCCGGTCGCCCCGCTCACGAAGGCGGCCCGGCAGGCGCGCGTCGTGGACCTGCTGCGCCGCGGCGCCGTCCACTCCCAGTCCGAGCTGGCGCGCCTGCTCGCCGAGGAGGGCCTGTCGGTCACGCAGGCGACGCTGTCCCGCGACCTGATCGAGCTGCGGGCCGAGAAGATCCGCACCACCTCGGGCGCCCTGGTCTACGCCGTCCCCGGCGAGGGCGGCGACCGCAGCGTGCTCGCCGACCAGGACGGCGAGTACATGGCCGCGCGCCTGGCCCGCCTGTGCGCCGACCTGCTGGTGTCGGCCGAGGCGTCGGCGAACCTCGTGGTGCTGCGCACGCCCCCCGGGGCGGCCAACTTCCTCGGCTCGGCGATCGACCACTCGCTGTTCCCGAGCGTGCTGGGCTGCATCGCGGGAGACGACACGATCCTCGTCATCTCGCGCGACCCGGCCGGCGGCGAGGAGCTCGCGCAGCGGTTCCTCGCGCTCGCCACCTCGTCCTGA
- the argH gene encoding argininosuccinate lyase — translation MPESETPAQPTAAAQPTVALWGGRFAGGPSPELQALSLSTHFDWALAAYDIRGSQAHAKVLHRAGLLTDDELTAMAEALDVLAADVADGTFGPAPDDEDVHTALERGLIERAGAELGGKLRAGRSRNDQIATLVRLYLRDQARTIAGQVLTVVDELITQAHTAGTAVMPGRTHLQHAQPVLLAHHLLAHAWPLLRDVDRLIDWDVRAARSPYGSGALAGSSLGLDPAAVAADLGFDGPVENSIDGTAARDVVAEFAFVAAMIGVDLSRLAEEIILWNTKEFGFVRLDDSYSTGSSIMPQKKNPDIAELARGKAGRLIGDLAGLLATLKGLPLAYNRDLQEDKEPVFDQVATLTVLLPAFAGMVRTLTFDTARLAALAPQGFSLATDIAEWLVREGVPFRVAHEVAGACVKACEQRGIELWDLSDADLAAISEHLHPEVRSVLSVEGSVASRDAVGGTAPARVAEQLEQAKERATEYRFWAQS, via the coding sequence ATGCCCGAGTCCGAGACCCCCGCCCAGCCGACCGCCGCCGCGCAGCCCACGGTGGCGCTGTGGGGCGGCCGCTTCGCGGGCGGGCCCTCGCCCGAGCTGCAGGCGCTGTCGCTGTCGACCCACTTCGACTGGGCGCTCGCCGCGTACGACATCCGCGGCTCGCAGGCGCACGCCAAGGTGCTGCACCGCGCCGGGCTGCTGACCGACGACGAGCTGACCGCGATGGCCGAGGCGCTCGACGTGCTCGCTGCCGACGTCGCGGACGGCACCTTCGGGCCGGCTCCCGACGACGAGGACGTCCACACCGCGCTCGAACGCGGCCTGATCGAGCGCGCAGGAGCCGAGCTGGGCGGCAAGCTGCGTGCCGGCCGTTCGCGCAACGACCAGATCGCCACCCTCGTGCGCCTCTACCTGCGCGACCAGGCCCGCACGATCGCCGGCCAGGTGCTGACCGTCGTCGACGAGCTCATCACCCAGGCGCACACCGCCGGGACCGCCGTCATGCCGGGCCGCACGCACCTGCAGCACGCGCAGCCCGTGCTGCTGGCCCACCACCTGCTCGCGCACGCGTGGCCGCTGCTGCGCGACGTCGACCGGCTCATCGACTGGGACGTGCGCGCCGCGCGCAGCCCCTACGGCTCGGGGGCGCTCGCGGGCTCGTCGCTGGGCCTGGACCCGGCGGCCGTCGCGGCCGATCTCGGGTTCGACGGCCCGGTCGAGAACTCGATCGACGGCACCGCCGCGCGCGACGTCGTCGCGGAGTTCGCGTTCGTGGCCGCGATGATCGGCGTCGACCTGTCGCGGCTCGCGGAGGAGATCATCCTGTGGAACACCAAGGAGTTCGGCTTCGTGCGCCTCGACGACTCCTACTCCACGGGGTCGAGCATCATGCCGCAGAAGAAGAACCCGGACATCGCCGAGCTCGCGCGCGGCAAGGCGGGTCGCCTCATCGGTGACCTGGCCGGTCTGCTGGCCACGCTCAAGGGCCTCCCGCTGGCCTACAACCGGGACCTCCAGGAGGACAAGGAACCGGTCTTCGACCAGGTCGCGACACTCACGGTGCTGCTGCCGGCCTTCGCCGGCATGGTGCGCACGCTGACGTTCGACACCGCCCGCCTGGCGGCGCTCGCCCCGCAGGGCTTCTCCCTGGCCACCGACATCGCCGAGTGGCTGGTGCGCGAGGGCGTCCCGTTCCGTGTCGCGCACGAGGTCGCCGGGGCGTGCGTCAAGGCGTGCGAGCAGCGCGGCATCGAGCTGTGGGACCTGTCGGACGCCGACCTCGCCGCGATCAGCGAGCACCTGCACCCCGAGGTCCGGTCGGTCCTGTCGGTCGAGGGCTCGGTCGCGTCGCGCGACGCCGTCGGCGGCACCGCCCCGGCACGCGTCGCCGAGCAGCTCGAGCAGGCGAAGGAGCGCGCGACGGAGTACCGGTTCTGGGCCCAGTCATGA
- a CDS encoding uridine kinase family protein has product MTVSPGVLADLEALARTSRGAAPAHAPFLVVVDGPAGSGKTTLAAQLAPRLGEGSCAEAPVVHLDDLYEGWEAGPDGGAERLAAWVLDPLSTGSTGRYRRYDWTRGAYAEEHEVPPAPFVVIEGCGAGARAVDAHPRLLVWVEADDAERLRRGLARDGHAQEAHWLAWMRDEAAHYARERTRERADVRLDGVGRVRAWPVAPAAGS; this is encoded by the coding sequence ATGACCGTCTCGCCGGGGGTGCTGGCCGACCTGGAGGCGCTCGCGCGGACGTCCCGCGGCGCGGCACCCGCGCACGCTCCGTTCCTCGTCGTGGTCGACGGCCCCGCAGGGTCGGGCAAGACGACGCTCGCCGCCCAGCTCGCGCCCCGCCTCGGCGAGGGCTCGTGCGCCGAGGCACCCGTCGTCCACCTGGACGACCTCTACGAGGGCTGGGAGGCCGGCCCCGACGGCGGCGCCGAGCGCCTGGCGGCGTGGGTGCTCGACCCGCTCTCCACGGGTAGCACGGGCCGCTACCGGCGCTACGACTGGACGCGCGGCGCCTACGCCGAGGAGCACGAGGTCCCGCCCGCGCCGTTCGTCGTGATCGAGGGATGCGGCGCCGGAGCCCGCGCCGTCGACGCGCACCCGCGCCTGCTCGTGTGGGTCGAGGCCGACGACGCCGAGCGGCTGCGCCGCGGCCTGGCTCGCGACGGCCACGCCCAGGAGGCGCACTGGCTCGCCTGGATGCGCGACGAGGCCGCCCACTACGCCCGTGAGCGGACGCGCGAGCGCGCGGACGTGCGCCTCGACGGCGTCGGGCGCGTGCGCGCCTGGCCGGTCGCGCCGGCGGCGGGCTCGTGA
- a CDS encoding DNA-3-methyladenine glycosylase — translation MAGTPESDAVSPWEVPGRAWYARGVHDVARDLLGAWLVRRTAEGAVALRVTEVEAYDGENDPGSHAFRGRTARNATMFGEPGRLYVYRHLGLHHCVNVVCGPVGRASAVLLRAGEVVDGVALARARRLAAGACDTDRQIARGPARLAVALALTLPDDGADLTDPGAPLVVTLPVDRERGAIATGPRVGVGGDGGSADRFPWRSWLVGEPTVSAYRPVSPRRR, via the coding sequence ATCGCCGGTACGCCGGAATCCGACGCCGTCAGCCCGTGGGAGGTCCCGGGGCGCGCCTGGTACGCCCGGGGCGTGCACGACGTCGCCCGTGACCTGCTGGGCGCCTGGCTCGTGCGCCGCACGGCGGAGGGCGCGGTGGCGCTGCGCGTGACGGAGGTCGAGGCGTACGACGGCGAGAACGACCCCGGCTCGCACGCCTTCCGCGGCCGCACGGCCCGCAACGCCACGATGTTCGGCGAGCCCGGTCGGCTGTACGTCTACCGGCACCTCGGCCTGCACCACTGCGTCAACGTGGTGTGCGGCCCGGTCGGCCGCGCGTCCGCGGTGCTGCTGCGGGCGGGGGAGGTGGTCGACGGCGTCGCGCTCGCCCGCGCGCGCCGCCTCGCCGCGGGGGCCTGCGACACCGACCGCCAGATCGCACGGGGGCCCGCGCGGCTCGCGGTCGCGCTCGCCCTGACCCTGCCCGACGACGGCGCGGACCTCACCGATCCCGGCGCGCCGCTCGTCGTGACGCTGCCAGTGGACCGCGAGCGCGGTGCGATCGCCACGGGGCCGCGCGTCGGCGTGGGCGGCGACGGCGGCAGTGCCGATCGCTTCCCGTGGCGGTCGTGGCTCGTGGGGGAGCCGACGGTCTCGGCGTACCGGCCGGTCTCGCCGCGCCGACGATGA
- a CDS encoding TlyA family RNA methyltransferase, whose translation MTPVRVDAALVRRRLARSRAQAAELVRAGRVTAAGLPVTKPSAPVPDDAEIVVVADPGDPGWASRAALKLAGALDALAADEAGGRLAKIEGSWCLDLGASTGGFTDVLLRRGAAHVVALDVGHDQLVTRLREDARVTVVEGFNVRTLGRGDLARRPDVVVGDLSFISLRLVLPVLAPVLETGAPALLLVKPQFEVGRERLGAGGVVRDPALRAAAVLDVIDAGARVGLHARAVVPSPLPGPSGNHEYFVAFERGEPSPALGVRAGAGETGPPGTGTPGERMPGVVTQVAAAVQAAVAWRPDDDGAARPPVVPVVPQARPSLGTGGAP comes from the coding sequence GTGACGCCGGTGCGCGTCGACGCCGCTCTGGTGCGTCGACGCCTGGCTCGGTCGCGCGCGCAGGCCGCCGAGCTCGTGCGGGCGGGCCGGGTGACGGCAGCGGGGCTTCCTGTCACCAAGCCGTCGGCTCCGGTGCCGGACGACGCGGAGATCGTGGTGGTCGCCGACCCGGGTGATCCCGGGTGGGCGTCACGGGCCGCGCTCAAGCTGGCCGGTGCGCTCGACGCGCTCGCGGCCGACGAGGCAGGCGGTCGCCTGGCGAAGATCGAGGGGTCGTGGTGCCTCGACCTCGGCGCCTCGACCGGTGGGTTCACCGACGTCCTGCTGCGCCGGGGCGCCGCCCACGTCGTCGCGCTCGACGTCGGGCACGACCAGCTCGTGACGCGGCTGCGCGAGGACGCGCGCGTCACGGTGGTCGAGGGGTTCAACGTTCGCACCCTGGGGCGGGGGGACCTCGCTCGGCGTCCTGACGTCGTGGTGGGTGACCTCTCGTTCATCTCGCTGCGGCTCGTGCTGCCCGTGCTCGCGCCGGTGCTCGAGACGGGCGCACCTGCGCTGCTCCTGGTCAAGCCGCAGTTCGAGGTCGGCAGGGAGCGGCTCGGTGCCGGTGGCGTCGTGCGCGATCCCGCGCTGCGCGCCGCGGCCGTTCTCGACGTGATCGACGCGGGGGCCCGGGTGGGGCTTCATGCGCGCGCCGTCGTCCCCAGCCCGTTGCCCGGCCCCAGCGGGAACCACGAGTACTTCGTCGCGTTCGAGCGCGGGGAGCCGTCGCCCGCGCTCGGCGTCCGTGCCGGGGCGGGCGAGACGGGGCCGCCGGGCACCGGCACGCCGGGCGAGCGCATGCCCGGCGTCGTCACGCAGGTTGCCGCGGCCGTGCAGGCCGCGGTCGCGTGGCGCCCCGACGACGACGGCGCCGCGCGCCCGCCCGTCGTGCCGGTCGTTCCGCAGGCGCGTCCGTCCCTGGGCACTGGAGGTGCACCGTGA
- the recN gene encoding DNA repair protein RecN, producing MLEEIAIENLGVIRAARVALASGLTVITGETGAGKTMVLTGLGLLMGGKADAGAVRPGARSAAVEGRWRVADRPGVVERVEDAGGAVDDDGTVVVLRTVAAEGRSRAHLGGRGVPQGVLAEIADELATVHGQADQLRLRTPSKQREALDAFAGPAHRAALDAYRAAWTERAALQAEIDDLTQRAAERAREAELLRLGLAEIERVDPRPGEDAELQTLVTRLGNVEELRVGAGEAHEALAGESDEVASAVAQLTRARRALESVASDDPALAELAGRIAEVGYVVADVATELSAYVDDLQADPAGLETAHERLAALTALTRSYGETVDDVLRWASDAGLRLLDLDDGGERLRGLTQRSGELDDELARLGAELSEGRAAAGERLAAAVTTELAGLAMGGAHLEVGVAPGEPGPFGADQVTFSLVPHPGAPARPLGKGASGGELSRVMLALEVALATAAVGGAGAASLPTFVFDEVDAGVGGRAAVEVGRRLAVLARATQVIVVTHLAQVAAFADTHLVVTKSAGEAGTVTGVEEVSADDRVRELARMLSGQDDSATARRHALELLESSSVGR from the coding sequence GTGCTCGAGGAGATCGCGATCGAGAACCTGGGAGTCATCCGGGCAGCGCGTGTCGCGCTCGCCAGCGGCCTGACGGTCATCACTGGCGAGACCGGCGCGGGCAAGACCATGGTGCTGACGGGTCTCGGCCTGCTCATGGGAGGCAAGGCCGACGCCGGTGCGGTCCGCCCCGGCGCGCGCAGCGCCGCGGTCGAGGGGCGGTGGCGGGTCGCCGACCGTCCCGGCGTCGTCGAACGGGTCGAGGACGCCGGAGGCGCGGTCGACGACGACGGCACCGTGGTCGTGCTGCGGACCGTCGCCGCCGAGGGACGCTCACGGGCCCACCTGGGTGGGCGAGGGGTGCCGCAGGGCGTGCTCGCCGAGATCGCCGACGAGCTGGCGACCGTGCACGGGCAGGCCGACCAGCTCCGGCTTCGCACGCCGTCCAAGCAGCGCGAGGCCCTCGACGCGTTCGCCGGCCCGGCTCACCGTGCCGCGCTGGACGCCTACCGTGCCGCGTGGACCGAGCGGGCCGCGCTCCAGGCGGAGATCGACGACCTGACCCAGCGCGCTGCCGAGCGAGCACGCGAGGCCGAGCTCCTGCGGCTGGGGCTCGCAGAGATCGAGCGCGTCGACCCCCGCCCCGGGGAGGACGCCGAGCTGCAGACGCTCGTCACCAGGCTGGGCAACGTCGAGGAGCTGCGGGTGGGTGCGGGCGAGGCGCACGAGGCGCTCGCGGGCGAGAGCGACGAGGTCGCCTCGGCCGTCGCGCAGCTCACGCGGGCGCGGCGCGCACTCGAGTCGGTGGCGAGCGACGACCCGGCGCTGGCCGAGCTCGCAGGGCGCATCGCCGAGGTGGGCTATGTCGTCGCGGACGTCGCGACCGAGCTGTCCGCGTACGTCGACGACCTCCAGGCCGACCCGGCAGGCCTTGAGACGGCCCACGAACGGCTCGCCGCGCTCACCGCGCTGACCCGCTCGTACGGCGAGACGGTCGACGACGTGCTGCGGTGGGCCTCCGACGCGGGGCTGCGGCTGCTCGACCTCGACGACGGCGGCGAGAGGCTGCGCGGCCTGACGCAGCGGAGCGGCGAGCTCGACGACGAGCTGGCGCGGCTCGGGGCGGAGCTGAGCGAGGGCCGTGCGGCCGCAGGCGAGCGGCTGGCCGCGGCCGTCACGACGGAGCTCGCCGGCCTGGCGATGGGGGGCGCACACCTCGAGGTGGGCGTCGCTCCGGGCGAGCCCGGGCCCTTCGGTGCCGACCAGGTCACGTTCTCGCTGGTCCCGCACCCGGGTGCACCCGCACGTCCGCTCGGCAAGGGAGCCTCGGGCGGCGAGCTCTCGCGCGTCATGCTCGCGCTCGAGGTCGCGCTCGCGACCGCGGCCGTCGGAGGGGCCGGTGCGGCGAGCCTGCCCACCTTCGTGTTCGACGAGGTCGACGCCGGGGTCGGCGGGCGGGCCGCCGTCGAGGTCGGGCGCCGGCTGGCGGTTCTCGCGCGCGCCACGCAGGTGATCGTCGTCACGCACCTGGCACAGGTCGCGGCGTTCGCCGACACCCACCTCGTGGTCACCAAGTCGGCCGGTGAGGCGGGCACGGTGACCGGGGTCGAGGAGGTGTCGGCCGACGACCGGGTGCGTGAGCTCGCCCGGATGCTCTCCGGCCAGGACGACAGCGCGACCGCCCGGCGGCACGCGCTCGAACTTCTGGAGAGCTCGTCCGTGGGACGATGA
- the steA gene encoding putative cytokinetic ring protein SteA, translating into MKLIPRRSGSSRARSHVAENGSVTRGPARVGTRTKDLTKRLAPGDVAVIDHVDIDRVAADALVAARPAAVLNAARSTSGRYPNAGPGILLDAGICLVDDLGPDVMQLPDGADVEVDGGRVVVDGQTVAEGTRQTEETVEEAVAAAREGLSAEIERFAENTMTYLQRERDLLLDGVGVPDVRTVFEGRHVLIVVRGYHYREDLAILRPYIVDNRPVLIGVDGGADAILDAGFKLDMIVGDMDSVSDAALSSGAEIVVHAYRDGNAPGLERVKALGVDPVVFPATGTSEDIAMLLADDKGAELIVAVGTHATLVEFLDKGRAGMASTFLTRLRVGGKLVDAKGVSRLYRTRISNTQLALLSLAGVAAVAAALWSTNVGQTFFGIVAARLDDIASWIGRLLGG; encoded by the coding sequence ATGAAGCTGATTCCCCGCAGGTCAGGCAGCTCCCGCGCGCGCTCGCACGTCGCCGAGAACGGATCGGTGACGCGCGGTCCCGCACGCGTCGGGACCCGCACCAAGGACCTCACCAAACGCCTCGCGCCGGGCGACGTCGCGGTCATCGACCACGTCGACATCGATCGTGTCGCCGCTGACGCCCTCGTCGCGGCCCGGCCCGCGGCCGTGCTCAACGCCGCCCGTTCGACGTCGGGCCGCTACCCGAACGCTGGCCCGGGCATCCTCCTCGACGCGGGGATCTGCCTCGTCGACGATCTCGGACCCGACGTCATGCAGCTGCCGGACGGCGCCGACGTCGAGGTCGACGGCGGGCGCGTCGTCGTCGACGGGCAGACCGTGGCCGAGGGCACGAGGCAGACGGAGGAGACCGTCGAGGAGGCGGTCGCGGCCGCCCGCGAGGGCCTGTCGGCCGAGATCGAGCGGTTCGCCGAGAACACCATGACGTACCTGCAGCGCGAGCGGGACCTGCTGCTCGACGGCGTCGGCGTGCCCGACGTGCGGACGGTGTTCGAGGGCAGGCACGTGCTCATCGTGGTGCGCGGCTACCACTACCGCGAGGACCTCGCGATCCTGCGGCCGTACATCGTCGACAACCGGCCCGTGCTCATCGGCGTCGACGGTGGCGCCGACGCCATCCTCGACGCGGGGTTCAAGCTCGACATGATCGTCGGCGACATGGACTCGGTGTCCGACGCGGCGTTGTCGTCGGGGGCCGAGATCGTGGTGCACGCCTACCGGGACGGCAACGCGCCGGGGCTCGAACGTGTGAAAGCCCTCGGCGTCGACCCCGTCGTCTTCCCGGCGACGGGCACGAGCGAGGACATCGCGATGCTGCTGGCCGACGACAAGGGCGCCGAGCTCATCGTCGCCGTCGGGACGCACGCCACGCTCGTCGAGTTCCTCGACAAGGGCCGCGCGGGCATGGCCTCGACGTTTCTCACGCGGCTGCGCGTGGGCGGCAAGCTCGTCGACGCCAAAGGCGTCTCGCGCCTGTACCGCACGCGCATCTCGAACACCCAGCTCGCGCTGCTCTCGCTCGCCGGTGTCGCGGCGGTCGCGGCGGCGCTCTGGTCGACCAACGTGGGTCAGACGTTCTTCGGTATCGTGGCGGCCCGGCTCGACGACATCGCGTCGTGGATCGGCCGGCTCCTCGGCGGCTGA
- a CDS encoding copper transporter, producing MIDFRYHLVSLISVFLALAVGIILGAGPLQGTIGAQLTDQVDALRTERNDLRDSLAQAQGDADERLTFIEAAGPALLEGTLLGRDVALVDLDGVADDVREGVRQRIEDAGGTVVASAELTKAWTDDDHAGFRDTVASGMRPRLAAAVPGLPTDASSEALLGTALAVALTHESGAGVRSDDATALEQQLVQGDLIAVDGQTQDKPADAVVLLSGAVGSKASTSDGETPPPAEAEVAAMSVLATAVQGVAPVVVAGPTPTSGDVVSGVRGDSAAAEHVTTVSGVETPTGQIVVPLAVAAQLAGTTGHYGFADGTSPLPPIVRDTGTPTGLGGIGVPTNGDLTDGASDDPQASDDPQNSDDGGND from the coding sequence GTGATCGACTTCCGCTACCACCTCGTCTCGCTGATCTCGGTGTTCCTCGCGCTCGCCGTGGGGATCATCCTGGGCGCCGGACCGCTCCAGGGAACGATCGGCGCCCAGCTCACCGACCAGGTCGACGCGCTGCGCACCGAGCGCAACGACCTGCGCGACTCGCTCGCGCAGGCCCAGGGCGACGCAGACGAGCGCCTGACGTTCATCGAAGCGGCTGGACCGGCGCTCCTGGAAGGGACGCTGCTGGGTCGTGACGTCGCCCTCGTCGACCTCGACGGCGTCGCCGACGACGTCCGCGAAGGCGTGCGCCAGCGCATCGAGGACGCCGGCGGCACGGTCGTGGCGTCTGCCGAGCTCACCAAGGCGTGGACCGACGACGACCACGCCGGGTTCCGCGACACGGTCGCGAGCGGCATGCGGCCACGCCTGGCCGCGGCAGTGCCCGGACTGCCCACGGACGCCTCGAGCGAGGCGCTTCTGGGGACGGCGCTCGCGGTCGCGCTCACGCACGAGTCGGGGGCCGGCGTGCGCAGCGACGACGCGACGGCTCTTGAGCAGCAGCTCGTGCAGGGCGACCTGATCGCGGTCGACGGCCAGACGCAGGACAAGCCCGCCGACGCCGTCGTGCTGCTGTCGGGTGCCGTCGGGTCCAAGGCCTCGACGTCCGACGGCGAGACGCCGCCGCCCGCCGAGGCGGAGGTGGCCGCGATGTCGGTGCTGGCGACGGCCGTGCAGGGGGTCGCCCCCGTCGTGGTGGCAGGGCCGACCCCGACGTCCGGCGACGTCGTGTCGGGCGTGCGCGGCGACAGCGCGGCGGCCGAGCACGTGACGACCGTCAGCGGTGTCGAGACGCCGACCGGCCAGATCGTGGTGCCGCTGGCCGTCGCAGCACAGCTCGCGGGCACGACGGGCCACTACGGGTTCGCCGATGGCACGTCCCCGCTGCCCCCGATCGTGCGCGACACGGGCACGCCGACCGGCCTGGGCGGCATCGGCGTGCCGACCAACGGCGACCTCACCGACGGGGCCTCCGACGACCCGCAAGCCTCCGACGACCCACAAAACTCCGACGACGGCGGGAACGACTGA